One part of the Kryptolebias marmoratus isolate JLee-2015 linkage group LG2, ASM164957v2, whole genome shotgun sequence genome encodes these proteins:
- the pde9al gene encoding high affinity cGMP-specific 3',5'-cyclic phosphodiesterase 9A isoform X1 produces MFHSVLSQVAEQFNRAFHITELKTELTNRLAMLEKRVEKEGLRVVEIEKCKNDLRKLRDEMTLRGGGSFSDDGKKVTPRRDVPNYPKYTLSQETIEALKKPTFDVWHWEHNEMLSCLEFMYHDLGLVKEFNMNPITLKRWLLAIQENYRNNPFHNFRHCFCVSQMMYGMIHLCNLQEKLTLTDLGILMTAAVCHDLDHPGYNNTYQINARTELAVRYNDISPLENHHCAVAFQILSLPECNIFANVDPEVFKKIRQAIITLILATDMARHSEALECFKQKVDNFDFTNEEHVTCLKKVLIKCCDISNEVRPTEVAELWVDCLLEEYFMQSDREKSEGLPVAPFMDRDKVTKPTAQIGFIKFVLIPMFETVMRLFPQIEEIMVQPLRDSRDHYEELKQLEDAMTEGSSFMVKFRKDVKSP; encoded by the exons ATGTTTCACTCTGTGTTGTCCCAGGTGGCTGAGCAGTTCAACAG AGCTTTTCACATCACTGAGTTGAAGACTGAGCTCACCAACAGGCTGGCCATGCTGGAGAAGAGAGTGGAAA AGGAAGGCTTGAGGGTAGTGGAAATCGAAAAGTGTAAAAACGATCTGAGGAAGCTTCGAGATGAGATGACGTTGAGAGGTGGTGGCAG CTTCTCAGATGACGGAAAGAAGGTCACCCCTAGAAGAGATGTCCCCAACTACCCAAAG TACACACTATCTCAGGAGACCATTGAGGCATTAAAGAAGCCAACATTCGATGTTTGGCACTGGGAACACAATGAG ATGCTGAGTTGTCTGGAGTTCATGTACCACGATTTGGGACTAGTGAAGGAATTTAACATGAACCCCATCACACTGAAGCGGTGGTTG TTGGCAATTCAGGAGAACTACCGCAACAACCCTTTCCACAACTTCCGTCACTGCTTCTGTGTTAGTCAAATGATGTATGGCATGATTCACCTCTGCAACCTACAG GAGAAGTTGACCCTCACAGATTTGGGAATCCTAATGACAGCTGCAGTGTGTCATGACCTGGACCACCCCGGCTATAATAACAC ATACCAAATCAATGCTCGCACGGAGCTGGCTGTGCGCTACAACGACATCTCTCCACTGGAGAACCACCACTGCGCCGTGGCCTTCCAGATCCTTTCTCTGCCCGAGTGCAACATCTTCGCAAACGTGGACCCTGAAGTATTCAAAAAGATCCGACAA GCAATTATCACCCTCATACTGGCCACTGACATGGCCAGACACAGCGAGGCACTggaatgttttaagcaaaaagtGGACAACTTTGACTTCACCAATGAGGAGCACGTGACGTGT CTGAAGAAGGTTCTGATCAAGTGCTGTGATATTTCTAATGAGGTGAGGCCAACTGAGGTTGCTGAGCTGTGGGTGGACTGCTTACTGGAGGAGTACTTCATGCAG AGTGACAGGGAGAAATCTGAGGGTCTCCCCGTGGCTCCCTTCATGGACAGAGATAAAGTTACCAAACCCACTGCTCAGATTGGATTCATCAAGTTTGTCCTCATCCCAATGTTTGAGACTGTCATGAGG CTGTTCCCTCAAATTGAAGAGATTATGGTTCAACCTTTGAGAGACTCCCGTGATCACTACGAGGAACTTAAACAGCTTGAAGATGCCATGACAGAG GGATCTTCTTTCATGGTCAAATTCAGGAAAGACGTGAAAAGTCCGTGA
- the hepacama gene encoding hepatic and glial cell adhesion molecule a has protein sequence MKVERTSSSTGNSIRGIPPLLTLSGLFFFLITFTGEALGVNVTSQTQVVKGTVGREALLSVSYTSSSSAKPVIKWQLKREKVKPVTVVQSIGTGVIGNLRPEYKNRIQVFDNGSLLLHNLQLSDEGVYEVEISITDESFTGEHYIKLTVNVPVSKPYIQMMASSVLEYSEYFNLHCSHDNGTKPVYSWLKGGKVLANDSRLLLSHDQKVLTISRVLMSDDDIYACTVENPISSIKSTPVHLTVYRRSSLYIILSTGGIFLLITLVTVCACWKPSKKKHRPVPQRAPVYVEQSENGHDVDVVPKPTTLGRRSPMPLYVLNEDETLERLEECSGIAASQSEVNVPSTYVPVLPPTSNRTERPLWSAPRRYPRSPSPLAQPLPQPLPAPPLRPISSPARSPAHSPGSSPRSFSPIRKVRPPVGIPPSHLPVEAEGLDPSEQTPSQH, from the exons ATGAAGGTGGAGAGGACGTCCTCCTCTACAGGCAACAGTATCAGAGGCATTCCTCCACTACTGACACTCTCtggcctcttcttcttccttatCACCTTCACAG GTGAGGCTTTGGGGGTGAATGTGACCAGCCAGACCCAGGTGGTGAAGGGCACGGTGGGCAGAGAGGCCCTCCTGTCGGTCAGctacaccagcagcagctcggcCAAGCCCGTCATCAAGTGGCAGCTGAAAAGGGAAAAAGTGAAACCTGTCACTGTTGTGCAGTCAATAGGAACAGGTGTTATAGGAAACCTGAGGCCCGAGTACAAAAACCGCATCCAGGTGTTCGACAATGGCTCCCTGCTGCTTCACAACCTGCAGCTGTCGGATGAAGGGGTGTACGAAGTCGAGATCTCCATCACGGACGAATCGTTCACTGGAGAGCACTACATTAAGCTCACTGTGAACG TTCCAGTGTCCAAACCGTACATTCAGATGATGGCCTCCTCGGTCCTGGAGTACAGCGAGTATTTCAACCTCCACTGTTCCCACGATAACGGCACGAAGCCCGTCTACAGCTGGCTGAAAGGAGGGAAAGTGCTGGCCAATGACTCGCGTCTGCTGCTCTCACACGACCAGAAGGTGCTGACCATTTCCCGTGTTCTGATGTCAGACGATGACATTTACGCCTGCACCGTGGAGAACCCCATCAGCAGCATAAAGAGCACTCCTGTTCATCTCACCGTCTACA GACGGAGTTCGTTATACATCATCCTGTCCACCGGAGGCATATTCCTTCTAATCACCCTGGTGACAGTTTGTGCCTGTTGGAAACCATCCAA AAAGAAGCACCGACCTGTCCCCCAGAGAGCTCCTGTTTATGTGGAGCAAAGTGAAAACGGCCATGATG TTGATGTTGTGCCCAAACCAACAACACTTGGTCGAAGGAGCCCAATGCCTCTTTATGTTCTCAATGAAGAC GAGACTCTGGAGCGTCTGGAAGAATGTTCTGGCATTGCTGCCAGCCAATCAGAAGTTAACGTGCCTTCCACCTACGTTCCCGTCCTCCCCCCTACCTCCAACAGGACTGAGCGGCCCCTCTGGTCTGCCCCTCGCAGGTACCCCCGCAGCCCCTCTCCACTGGCGCAGCCTCTCCCGCAGCCTCTCCCCGCTCCGCCCCTGCGCCCCATCTCCTCCCCAGCTCGCTCTCCTGCTCACTCCCCAGGATCGTCTCCACGCAGTTTCAGCCCGATTCGAAAAGTGCGTCCTCCGGTGGGCATCCCACCCAGCCACCTGCCCGTGGAGGCCGAGGGCCTAGATCCCAGCGAGCAGACTCCTTCACAGCACTGA
- the pde9al gene encoding high affinity cGMP-specific 3',5'-cyclic phosphodiesterase 9A isoform X2, producing MGSSSSSYAPRKIYLDVDGKVQKVVFSRHCSPCDIRELLCSSSNIPRNTAIMVVDPEGAMVSIDPTMPTNCPNNLYKVVPLSAGQVEEKDDMFHSVLSQVAEQFNRAFHITELKTELTNRLAMLEKRVEKEGLRVVEIEKCKNDLRKLRDEMTLRGGGRLNCSCKYSFSDDGKKVTPRRDVPNYPKYTLSQETIEALKKPTFDVWHWEHNEMLSCLEFMYHDLGLVKEFNMNPITLKRWLLAIQENYRNNPFHNFRHCFCVSQMMYGMIHLCNLQEKLTLTDLGILMTAAVCHDLDHPGYNNTYQINARTELAVRYNDISPLENHHCAVAFQILSLPECNIFANVDPEVFKKIRQAIITLILATDMARHSEALECFKQKVDNFDFTNEEHVTCLKKVLIKCCDISNEVRPTEVAELWVDCLLEEYFMQSDREKSEGLPVAPFMDRDKVTKPTAQIGFIKFVLIPMFETVMRLFPQIEEIMVQPLRDSRDHYEELKQLEDAMTEGSSFMVKFRKDVKSP from the exons ATgggctccagctcctcctcttaCGCTCCCAGAAAAATTTACCTGGATGTCGATGGGAAAGTGCAAAAG GTGGTGTTCAGCCGGCACTGCAGTCCGTGTGACATCAGGGAGCTCCTCTGCTCTTCGTCTAACATTCCCAG AAACACTGCCATCATGGTTGTGGATCCAGAAGGTGCCATGGTCTCCATTGATCCCACAATGCCCACCAATTGTCCAAA CAACTTGTACAAAGTTGTCCCACTGTCTGCTGGTCAGGTTGAAG AGAAGGACGACATGTTTCACTCTGTGTTGTCCCAGGTGGCTGAGCAGTTCAACAG AGCTTTTCACATCACTGAGTTGAAGACTGAGCTCACCAACAGGCTGGCCATGCTGGAGAAGAGAGTGGAAA AGGAAGGCTTGAGGGTAGTGGAAATCGAAAAGTGTAAAAACGATCTGAGGAAGCTTCGAGATGAGATGACGTTGAGAGGTGGTGGCAG GTTAAACTGTTCATGCAAATACAGCTTCTCAGATGACGGAAAGAAGGTCACCCCTAGAAGAGATGTCCCCAACTACCCAAAG TACACACTATCTCAGGAGACCATTGAGGCATTAAAGAAGCCAACATTCGATGTTTGGCACTGGGAACACAATGAG ATGCTGAGTTGTCTGGAGTTCATGTACCACGATTTGGGACTAGTGAAGGAATTTAACATGAACCCCATCACACTGAAGCGGTGGTTG TTGGCAATTCAGGAGAACTACCGCAACAACCCTTTCCACAACTTCCGTCACTGCTTCTGTGTTAGTCAAATGATGTATGGCATGATTCACCTCTGCAACCTACAG GAGAAGTTGACCCTCACAGATTTGGGAATCCTAATGACAGCTGCAGTGTGTCATGACCTGGACCACCCCGGCTATAATAACAC ATACCAAATCAATGCTCGCACGGAGCTGGCTGTGCGCTACAACGACATCTCTCCACTGGAGAACCACCACTGCGCCGTGGCCTTCCAGATCCTTTCTCTGCCCGAGTGCAACATCTTCGCAAACGTGGACCCTGAAGTATTCAAAAAGATCCGACAA GCAATTATCACCCTCATACTGGCCACTGACATGGCCAGACACAGCGAGGCACTggaatgttttaagcaaaaagtGGACAACTTTGACTTCACCAATGAGGAGCACGTGACGTGT CTGAAGAAGGTTCTGATCAAGTGCTGTGATATTTCTAATGAGGTGAGGCCAACTGAGGTTGCTGAGCTGTGGGTGGACTGCTTACTGGAGGAGTACTTCATGCAG AGTGACAGGGAGAAATCTGAGGGTCTCCCCGTGGCTCCCTTCATGGACAGAGATAAAGTTACCAAACCCACTGCTCAGATTGGATTCATCAAGTTTGTCCTCATCCCAATGTTTGAGACTGTCATGAGG CTGTTCCCTCAAATTGAAGAGATTATGGTTCAACCTTTGAGAGACTCCCGTGATCACTACGAGGAACTTAAACAGCTTGAAGATGCCATGACAGAG GGATCTTCTTTCATGGTCAAATTCAGGAAAGACGTGAAAAGTCCGTGA